A window of Citrus sinensis cultivar Valencia sweet orange chromosome 7, DVS_A1.0, whole genome shotgun sequence contains these coding sequences:
- the LOC102622929 gene encoding probable disease resistance protein At5g63020: MGNVLGIQISCDALFSGCMNCARRNAAYVSQLEENLASLQTQLQKLIEAKNDVVVRVANAEQQQMRRLNKVQGWISRVGSVEAEVGELIRKSSEEIDKLCLGGYCSKNCQSSHKFGKKVSKMLQVVDILMGEGAFDVVAEKVPQPAVDERPLEPTIVGLESTLDKVWRCFEEVQVGIIGLYGMGGVGKTTLLTQINNKFIDTPNDFDVVIWVVVSKDMQLERIQEKIGERIGSFGNKSLEEKASDIFKILSKKKFLLLLDDVWERIDLVKVGVPFPTSENASKVVFTTRLVDVCSLMGAQKKFKIECLRDKEAWELFLEKVGEEPLVSHPDIPMLAQAMAKECAGLPLALITIGRAMGSKNTPEEWRYAIEMLRRSASEFPGMGKEVYPLLKFSYDSLSSDVLRSCLLYCSLFPEDYQISKIELIECWIGEGFLNGFEGMGVYNQGYYVIGVLVQACLLEEVGTNFVKMHDVIRDMSLWIACEVEKEKENFLVSTGVQLSIAPEVRKWRDRRRISLLRNKIVALSETPTCPHLVTLFLAINKLDTITSNFFDFMPSLRVLNLSKNLSLKQLPSEISKLVSLQYLNLSETSIKELPNELKALTNLKCWNLEYACDLYRIPGN; the protein is encoded by the coding sequence ATGGGTAATGTTTTAGGAATTCAAATCTCCTGTGATGCCCTTTTCAGTGGTTGCATGAATTGTGCCCGTAGAAATGCAGCATACGTGAGCcaacttgaagaaaatcttgctaGTTTGCAGACTCAActgcaaaaattaattgaggCAAAGAACGATGTGGTGGTGAGGGTCGCCAATGCTGAGCAACAACAAATGAGACGCCTGAACAAAGTGCAAGGATGGATTTCAAGGGTGGGGTCTGTGGAAGCTGAAGTTGGTGAATTGATAAGGAAGAGCTCTGAAGAAATTGACAAATTGTGTCTTGGAGGCTACTGTTCCAAGAACTGCCAGTCAAGCCACAAGTTTGGGAAAAAAGTGTCTAAAATGCTGCAGGTTGTGGATATTTTAATGGGCGAAGGAGCTTTTGATGTGGTGGCTGAGAAGGTGCCACAGCCTGCAGTGGATGAAAGGCCTCTAGAGCCAACAATAGTGGGGCTGGAATCAACACTTGATAAAGTCTGGAGATGCTTTGAAGAAGTACAAGTTGGAATCATTGGTCTATATGGCATGGGGGGAGTCGGCAAGACTACCCTATTAACTCAAATCAACAACAAGTTCATTGATACGCCAAACGACTTTGATGTTGTGATTTGGGTGGTGGTCTCTAAAGACATGCAACTTGAGagaattcaagaaaaaatcGGAGAAAGAATAGGTTCTTTTGGGAACAAAAGTCTTGAAGAGAAAGCCTCGGACATCTTCAAGATCCTGagcaagaagaaatttttgctATTACTTGATGATGTATGGGAAAGAATTGATTTAGTCAAAGTCGGTGTGCCTTTTCCTACATCAGAAAACGCTTCCAAGGTAGTCTTTACGACTCGTCTTGTGGATGTCTGCAGCCTCATGGGAGCACAAAAGAAGTTCAAGATAGAGTGTCTGAGAGATAAAGAAGCTTGGGAATTGTTTCTGGAGAAAGTCGGGGAGGAGCCTCTTGTCAGTCATCCTGATATTCCCATGTTAGCCCAAGCCATGGCAAAGGAGTGCGCCGGTTTGCCACTTGCACTCATTACCATTGGTCGTGCCATGGGCAGCAAGAATACACCTGAGGAATGGCGATATGCAATTGAGATGTTAAGGAGATCAGCTTCTGAATTTCCAGGTATGGGGAAAGAGGTTTATCCTCTTCTAAAGTTCAGTTATGATAGCTTGTCTAGTGACGTCCTTAGATCTTGTCTGTTATACTGTAGTTTATTTCCGGAGGATTATCAAATcagtaaaattgaattgataGAGTGTTGGATTGGGGAGGGCTTTTTGAATGGGTTTGAAGGAATGGGAGTATATAACCAAGGGTACTACGTAATTGGTGTTCTTGTTCAAGCGTGCTTGTTGGAAGAAGTAGGAaccaattttgtaaaaatgcATGATGTGATCCGGGATATGTCTTTGTGGATAGCCTGTGAAGTTGagaaggaaaaggaaaattttctaGTTTCCACAGGTGTTCAATTAAGTATAGCACCAGAGGTTAGAAAGTGGAGAGATAGGAGAAGAATATCATTACtgagaaataaaattgtgGCTTTGTCAGAAACTCCTACTTGCCCTCATCTTGTAACTCTGTTTCTTGCTATTAATAAGTTAGATACCATCACCAGTAATTTCTTTGACTTTATGCCTTCTCTCAGAGTTTTAAACCTTTCAAAGAATCTCTCCTTGAAGCAATTGCCatcagaaatttcaaaattggtTTCACTGCAGTATCTTAATCTCTCAGAAACTTCCATCAAAGAGTTGCCAAATGAGTTAAAGGCATTGACAAATCTTAAGTGTTGGAACTTGGAGTATGCCTGTGATCTCTATAGGATTCCAGGCAATTGA
- the LOC102609453 gene encoding probable disease resistance protein At5g63020, with the protein MGNVLGIQISCDALFNGCTNCTRRNAAYVSQLEDNLANLQTQLQKLIEAKDDVMTRVANAEQHQMRRLNKVQGWLSRVESVEAEVGELIRHSTQEIDKLCLGGYCSKNCQSSYNFGKKVSKKLQLMDTLMGEGAFDVVAEKVPQPAVDERPLEPTIVGLDSTFDKVWRCLIQEQVGIIGLYGMGGVGKTTLLTQINNKFLDAPNNFDVVIWVVVSKDMQLESVQEKIGERIGFLENRSLEEKASGIFKILSKKKFLLLLDDIWERIDLAKLGVPFPAISKNASKIVFTTRLENVCGLMETQKKFKVECLGDNEAWELFLQKVGEETLGSHPDIPELAKTVAKECCGLPLALITTGRAMSGKKTPEEWNYAIEMLRRSASEFPGMEKEVYPLLKFSYDSLSSDVLRFCLLYCSLFPEDYHIGKIELIECWVGEGFLNGYEGINGVHNKGYYIIGVLVQACLLEVGSDYVKMHDVIRDMALWIACEVEKENENFLVSAGVELTKPPEVRKWEDRRKISLMRNKIVILSKPPACPRLLTLFLGINRLDTISSDFFDFMPSLKVLNLSKNRSLSQLPSGVSKLVSLQYLNLSETSIKELPHELKALTKLKCLNLEYTRYLQKIPRQLLCSFSGLEVLRMLDCGYSRKIAEDSVQFGGSEILVEELITLEHLNVLSVTLKSFGALQRLLSCQQLHSSTRALELRRCEDSKSWNILSIADLKYLNKLDFAYCTSLEVLRVNYAEVRTTREPYGFNSLQRVTIACCSRLREVTWLVFAPNLKIVHIESCYDMDEIISAWKLGEVPGLNPFAKLQYLRLQVLTKLKIIFRNALPFPNLLELFVSECPNLKKLPLDINSAKEGKTVIRGDQHWWNELKWEDEATLNAFLPCFESI; encoded by the coding sequence ATGGGTAATGTTTTGGGAATTCAAATCTCATGTGATGCCCTTTTCAATGGTTGCACGAATTGTACCCGCAGAAATGCAGCATATGTGAGCCAACTTGAAGATAATCTTGCTAATTTGCAGACTCAAttgcaaaaattaattgaagcaaaggaCGATGTGATGACGAGGGTTGCCAATGCTGAGCAACACCAAATGAGACGGCTCAACAAAGTGCAAGGTTGGCTTTCAAGAGTAGAGTCTGTGGAAGCTGAAGTTGGTGAATTGATAAGGCATAGCACTCAAGAAATTGACAAATTATGTCTTGGAGGCTACTGTTCGAAGAACTGCCAGTCAAGTTACAATTTTGGGAAAAAAGTGTCTAAAAAGCTACAGCTTATGGATACTTTAATGGGTGAAGGAGCTTTTGATGTGGTAGCTGAGAAGGTGCCACAACCTGCAGTGGATGAAAGGCCTCTTGAGCCAACAATAGTGGGCCTTGACTCAACATTTGATAAAGTTTGGAGATGCCTTATACAAGAACAAGTTGGAATCATTGGTCTATATGGAATGGGAGGAGTCGGCAAGACTACCCTATTAACGCAAATCAACAACAAATTCCTTGATGCGCCAAACAATTTTGATGTTGTCATTTGGGTGGTGGTGTCTAAAGACATGCAGCTTGAGAGCGTTCAAGAAAAAATCGGTGAAAGAATTGGTTTCCTTGAGAATCGAAGTCTTGAAGAGAAAGCATCAGGTATCTTCAAGATCTTGAGCAAGAAGAAGTTTCTGCTATTGTTGGATGATATATGGGAAAGAATTGATTTAGCCAAACTGGGTGTCCCTTTTCCAGCTATTTCAAAAAATGCATCCAAGATAGTCTTTACAACTCGTCTTGAGAATGTATGTGGCCTCATGGAAACCCAAAAGAAGTTCAAGGTGGAGTGTTTGGGAGACAACGAAGCTTGGGAATTGTTCCTACAGAAGGTCGGAGAAGAGACTCTCGGCAGTCATCCTGATATTCCGGAATTAGCCAAAACCGTGGCAAAGGAGTGTTGTGGTTTACCACTTGCACTTATTACAACCGGTCGTGCCATGAGTGGCAAGAAGACACCAGAAGAATGGAATTATGCAATTGAAATGTTAAGGAGATCAGCTTCTGAATTTCCAGGTATGGAGAAAGAGGTGTATCCTCTTTTAAAATTCAGCTATGATAGTTTATCTAGTGACGTCCTTCGATTTTGTCTGTTATACTGTAGTTTATTTCCTGAGGATTATCATATAGgtaaaattgaattgataGAGTGTTGGGTTGGTGAGGGGTTTTTGAATGGATACGAAGGAATTAATGGAGTACATAACAAAGGGTACTACATTATCGGTGTTCTTGTCCAAGCATGCTTATTGGAAGTAGGATCAGATTATGTAAAAATGCATGATGTGATTCGCGATATGGCTCTGTGGATAGCCTGTGAAGTGGAGAAGGAGAACGAAAACTTTCTTGTTTCTGCAGGAGTTGAATTAACTAAACCACCGGAGGTCAGAAAATGGGAAGATAGGAGAAAAATATCGTTGatgagaaataaaattgtgattttatCAAAACCTCCTGCATGCCCTCGTCttttaactttatttcttGGAATTAATAGGTTAGATACCATCAGTAGtgatttctttgattttatgcCTTCTCTGAAAGTGTTAAACCTTTCAAAGAATCGCTCCTTGAGCCAGCTACCTTCAGGAGTTTCAAAGTTGGTTTCACTACAATATCTTAACCTTTCAGAAACTTCCATCAAAGAGCTGCCACATGAGTTAAAAGCCTTGACAAAGCTTAAGTGTTTGAACTTGGAGTATACGCGTTATCTCCAGAAGATTCCACGTCAACTGCTTTGTAGTTTTTCTGGGTTAGAGGTGTTGAGAATGCTAGATTGTGGTTATTCTCGTAAAATTGCAGAAGATAGCGTTCAGTTTGGTGGCAGTGAAATTTTGGTAGAGGAGTTGATTACTTTGGAACATTTAAATGTATTAAGCGTCACCTTAAAAAGTTTTGGTGCTCTACAGAGACTTTTGAGTTGCCAACAGTTACACAGTAGTACAAGAGCTTTAGAGCTTCGCCGCTGTGAGGATTCCAAGTCATGGAATATTTTGTCCATAGCGGATCTGAAGTACCTTAATAAACTTGATTTTGCATATTGTACAAGCTTGGAAGTGCTAAGGGTTAACTACGCAGAGGTTCGAACAACAAGAGAGCCGTATGGTTTCAATAGCCTTCAAAGAGTTACCATAGCCTGTTGCTCTAGATTGAGGGAGGTGACATGGCTTGTGTTTGCTCCCAATCTCAAGATTGTACATATAGAAAGCTGTTATGATATGGATGAAATAATCAGTGCCTGGAAATTGGGTGAAGTTCCAGGGCTTAACCCTTTTGCAAAACTTCAATATCTTCGGTTGCaagttttaacaaaattaaagatcATCTTTCGGAATGCCTTGCCCTTCCCAAATCTCCTGGAATTGTTTGTATCGGAATGCCCGAACTTAAAGAAGCTTCCACTCGATATCAACAGCGCAAAGGAAGGTAAAACTGTTATCAGGGGAGATCAGCACTGGTGGAATGAGCTGAAATGGGAGGATGAAGCCACCCTAAATGCTTTTCTTCCATGTTTCGAATCCATTTGA